The proteins below are encoded in one region of Maribacter aestuarii:
- a CDS encoding MaoC family dehydratase, translating to MGKLVLKDLNEFRSFEGKSPPTGEWIPITQEMINNFAKATLDFQWIHVDVEKATKHSPFKKPVAHGFMSVSLLSKMLGDLIEVQSVQMGVNYGLNKVRFPHPVTVDSKLRLHAKITTIEDYADTGVKVTWQCSVEIDGADKPACVAEFISLMFE from the coding sequence ATGGGAAAATTAGTTTTGAAGGATTTAAATGAGTTTCGCAGTTTCGAGGGTAAGTCTCCTCCCACTGGGGAGTGGATTCCTATCACTCAGGAAATGATCAATAATTTCGCCAAGGCTACACTAGATTTCCAGTGGATACATGTAGACGTTGAAAAGGCTACCAAACATTCACCGTTTAAAAAACCTGTTGCACATGGTTTTATGTCAGTATCCCTCTTATCCAAAATGTTGGGAGATTTGATTGAGGTACAATCGGTCCAGATGGGTGTAAACTACGGGTTGAACAAAGTCAGGTTTCCCCATCCGGTTACGGTGGACAGTAAATTAAGGTTACATGCGAAAATAACTACTATTGAGGACTATGCTGATACGGGTGTAAAAGTTACATGGCAATGTTCTGTAGAAATTGATGGGGCGGATAAACCGGCCTGTGTCGCAGAATTTATAAGCTTAATGTTCGAGTAA
- a CDS encoding AMP-dependent synthetase/ligase, which produces MTRLFDLLDYQLENTPLEASISGRDNSGNWQSYSTQELKDAANKAGAGLLKLGLVPGDKVAIVAYKNRPEWVIMDYAIQMAGMISIPLYPTISVSEYEYILTEAEVKAAFCGGLDLYDKLSKTQKAVSTLEHIFTFDGFEGSPFWETMFYPDGVLGLESIKSEIKGEDLVTIIYTSGTTGNPKGVMLSHNNIMHVVIATSDLLVAKPEEKVLSFLPLCHIYERAVSFCYCYKGVSVFFCGTDNLSGPEGDLAAVQPVAFTTVPRLLEKIYEAIYNKGLALEGVKRKLFFWALSLTDDYEIEQRLSFFEKLKWKLADKLIFSKWRAALGGNVRQIVTGAAPCPIKILRVFCAAGIPIREAYGLTETSPTLTGNTMEPNGTLIGTVGYPIDGVELFIDKTSGDYKEDEGEILAHGPNVMLGYYKKPEINERVFKTIDGKRWFCTGDIGKLVNGPGGRKFLKITDRKKELLKTSGGKYVAPAPIENRIREDFLVEQMMVIGDKQKFVSALIVPSEEALKNWCIHKKMNWTTLEEMILHEKVTRKYQKVIDRYNPEFGHIEQIKKFRLIATAWLPIHEDGSDAELTPTLKLKRRIIREKYSSEISAIYED; this is translated from the coding sequence ATGACCAGACTCTTCGATTTATTAGACTATCAATTAGAAAATACACCCTTGGAAGCTTCCATAAGCGGAAGGGATAATAGCGGGAATTGGCAATCCTACAGTACCCAAGAATTAAAGGATGCTGCCAATAAGGCCGGAGCAGGCTTGCTCAAACTTGGCCTCGTGCCTGGCGACAAGGTGGCCATTGTAGCGTACAAGAACAGGCCGGAATGGGTCATAATGGATTACGCCATTCAAATGGCAGGTATGATTAGTATACCATTATATCCGACCATAAGCGTATCGGAATATGAATATATTTTGACCGAGGCAGAAGTGAAAGCGGCTTTTTGTGGCGGTTTGGACCTTTACGATAAGTTATCCAAAACGCAGAAAGCGGTATCTACATTGGAACATATTTTCACTTTTGATGGTTTCGAAGGCAGCCCTTTTTGGGAAACAATGTTTTATCCTGATGGTGTTTTGGGTCTTGAAAGTATCAAATCTGAAATAAAAGGGGAGGATTTGGTAACGATTATCTACACATCTGGGACTACCGGAAATCCTAAAGGAGTGATGCTGAGTCATAATAATATAATGCATGTCGTGATTGCGACTTCTGATTTGCTTGTGGCAAAGCCAGAGGAGAAAGTTTTAAGTTTTCTTCCGCTTTGTCATATTTATGAAAGGGCGGTTTCTTTTTGCTATTGTTATAAAGGAGTTTCAGTATTTTTCTGCGGAACGGACAATCTCAGTGGACCCGAGGGCGACTTGGCAGCTGTGCAGCCCGTAGCTTTTACAACAGTACCACGATTATTGGAAAAAATATATGAAGCTATTTATAATAAAGGTCTGGCACTGGAAGGTGTCAAAAGAAAACTCTTCTTCTGGGCTTTAAGCTTAACGGACGATTATGAAATAGAGCAACGTTTGTCTTTTTTCGAGAAATTGAAATGGAAATTAGCGGACAAATTAATTTTCAGCAAATGGCGAGCTGCTTTAGGCGGAAATGTTAGGCAGATTGTTACCGGTGCTGCTCCATGCCCCATAAAAATATTACGTGTATTTTGTGCTGCAGGTATACCCATTCGGGAGGCTTACGGATTGACGGAAACTTCACCCACATTGACCGGAAACACTATGGAGCCGAATGGCACCTTGATCGGAACGGTTGGATACCCTATTGATGGTGTTGAGTTGTTCATAGATAAAACATCTGGGGATTACAAAGAGGATGAAGGAGAAATTTTGGCTCACGGCCCTAACGTAATGCTTGGCTACTACAAGAAACCAGAAATTAATGAGCGAGTTTTTAAAACAATTGATGGTAAAAGATGGTTTTGTACAGGAGATATTGGAAAATTAGTAAACGGACCCGGCGGGAGAAAATTTTTAAAGATTACGGACAGGAAAAAGGAATTATTAAAAACCTCTGGAGGAAAGTATGTAGCCCCTGCACCCATTGAAAATAGGATAAGGGAAGATTTTCTAGTTGAACAGATGATGGTGATCGGCGATAAACAAAAATTCGTTTCGGCATTAATAGTTCCTTCAGAAGAAGCACTAAAGAATTGGTGTATTCATAAAAAAATGAATTGGACCACTTTAGAGGAGATGATTCTGCATGAAAAAGTGACGCGAAAATATCAGAAAGTAATAGATCGATATAATCCCGAATTCGGACATATTGAGCAAATCAAGAAGTTTAGATTGATTGCTACTGCTTGGCTACCCATTCACGAAGACGGTTCCGATGCCGAATTAACGCCTACTTTAAAATTGAAAAGAAGAATTATAAGGGAAAAGTATAGTAGCGAAATAAGCGCTATTTATGAGGATTAG
- a CDS encoding shikimate kinase — protein sequence MKIVLVGYMGSGKTTIGKILAKDLNIKFLDLDDYIEESESISIKTIFKERGEIYFRKLEFQYLKEILALEHDFVLSSGGGTPCYGNNMKIILAATPNVCYIKVSIAELVARLANQKETRPLIKNIDVEELPEFIGKHLFERSFYYSQAFHTINADQKNPMELSEEIKQILV from the coding sequence GTGAAAATAGTACTTGTAGGTTATATGGGGAGTGGTAAGACCACAATCGGTAAAATACTCGCCAAGGATTTGAATATTAAATTCTTAGACTTGGACGATTACATAGAGGAATCCGAATCCATTTCAATAAAAACTATTTTTAAGGAAAGGGGAGAGATATATTTTAGAAAATTGGAATTTCAATATTTAAAGGAAATTTTAGCCTTAGAGCATGATTTTGTGCTCTCATCCGGTGGGGGAACTCCATGTTATGGAAATAACATGAAAATCATACTGGCGGCTACACCAAATGTGTGCTATATTAAAGTGTCTATCGCTGAACTGGTTGCCAGACTAGCCAATCAAAAAGAAACCAGACCGCTGATAAAGAATATTGATGTGGAAGAGCTACCGGAATTCATTGGTAAACATCTCTTTGAACGTAGTTTCTATTATAGTCAAGCTTTTCATACCATTAATGCGGACCAAAAAAATCCAATGGAGCTATCGGAAGAAATAAAACAAATCTTAGTTTAA
- a CDS encoding phosphoribosyltransferase family protein: MEQTILSHQQIQHKIERIAYQIYEANVSQKEIIIAGIEGGGINFAKKIVAVLKKITEAEIILCKVHMDKNNPLESGVTTSIPEADYKNKSVVLVDDVLNSGTTLIYGVQHFLKTPLKQLKTAVLVNRNHKKYPVKADFKGISLSTSLQEHVNVRFEAKNDRVYLN; the protein is encoded by the coding sequence ATGGAGCAGACTATACTTTCGCATCAGCAAATACAGCATAAAATTGAGCGCATTGCCTATCAAATTTATGAAGCAAATGTTTCCCAGAAAGAAATAATCATTGCTGGGATTGAAGGGGGAGGAATTAATTTTGCCAAAAAAATTGTGGCTGTTCTAAAAAAGATTACTGAAGCAGAAATCATTCTGTGCAAAGTTCATATGGACAAAAATAATCCATTAGAGAGCGGAGTTACCACCTCGATTCCTGAAGCAGACTATAAAAATAAATCGGTTGTACTGGTGGATGACGTCCTTAATTCTGGAACTACATTGATTTACGGGGTCCAGCATTTTTTAAAAACTCCACTGAAGCAACTAAAGACCGCTGTGCTCGTTAATAGAAACCATAAAAAATATCCCGTGAAGGCAGATTTTAAGGGAATCTCGTTAAGTACATCTTTACAAGAACATGTTAATGTGAGGTTTGAAGCCAAAAACGACCGCGTCTACTTAAACTAA
- a CDS encoding RNA-binding S4 domain-containing protein produces MRIDKYLWCTRYFKTRNLATTQCKKGHVQVNGQVAKPSREIFPMDKLIVRKNQINYTLTVLDIPDSRVGAKLVDMYRKDTTPASAFEHNELLQYSKDYYRKKGAGRPTKKDRREIDDYLESPSHSMDHEVNESPKSTKDEKD; encoded by the coding sequence ATGCGAATAGACAAATACTTATGGTGTACGCGCTATTTTAAGACTAGGAACTTGGCTACCACACAGTGTAAAAAAGGTCACGTACAAGTTAACGGACAGGTGGCCAAACCCAGTAGGGAAATATTTCCTATGGACAAGCTTATAGTAAGAAAGAACCAAATTAACTATACCCTAACCGTTTTGGATATCCCAGATAGTAGGGTTGGTGCCAAGTTGGTCGACATGTACCGAAAAGACACCACGCCCGCATCCGCTTTTGAGCATAATGAACTGCTCCAATATTCAAAGGACTATTATAGAAAAAAAGGAGCCGGTAGGCCCACGAAAAAGGACCGTAGGGAAATTGACGATTATCTGGAAAGCCCTTCCCATAGTATGGACCATGAGGTAAATGAATCTCCCAAGTCTACAAAAGACGAAAAGGATTGA
- a CDS encoding FKBP-type peptidyl-prolyl cis-trans isomerase, which yields MKLKNACLIGLAILGIWSCKDDDNPIGEIVPPRLMSEVAVEDDAEIQAFLSTHFYNYEEFQSPPADFDYKIRFDTIAGENADKVSILESGMLDGVEFITETISVAASDFGRSDEEVVDHKLYVLVARQGSEEGNPTIGDNVVLRYEGLLLNRTLFDASSNQPVVLNLSAGTRRGFGNGVEYFQTGMGPIENGDGTISYEGFGIGAIFMPSGLAYFDVSPSSSIPSYSPLIFKIDAFAYEEDTDFDGDGIPSILEDLNNDGNLDNDNTDGDTEPITIYLANYNDTDDDGDGIPTIEEIELDAEGNFVGFLDTDGDGIFDHLDNDL from the coding sequence ATGAAATTGAAGAACGCCTGTTTAATAGGACTCGCTATTTTGGGAATTTGGTCCTGTAAGGATGATGATAATCCAATTGGAGAAATTGTACCTCCCAGATTGATGAGCGAGGTGGCCGTTGAGGACGATGCGGAAATTCAAGCTTTTTTATCCACTCATTTTTATAATTACGAAGAGTTTCAGTCTCCTCCCGCTGATTTTGACTATAAAATCCGTTTCGATACCATTGCGGGTGAGAATGCGGACAAAGTTTCTATTCTGGAAAGCGGAATGCTAGATGGTGTAGAATTTATCACCGAAACCATCTCGGTTGCGGCATCGGATTTTGGAAGAAGTGACGAGGAAGTAGTTGATCATAAATTATATGTTTTGGTTGCTAGGCAAGGATCTGAAGAAGGAAATCCAACCATTGGAGATAATGTAGTTTTAAGATATGAAGGTCTCTTGTTGAATAGAACATTGTTTGATGCCTCGTCGAACCAGCCAGTAGTTTTAAATTTATCTGCTGGAACAAGACGTGGATTTGGAAACGGTGTTGAGTATTTTCAAACCGGTATGGGTCCAATTGAAAATGGGGATGGAACCATAAGTTATGAAGGTTTTGGAATTGGTGCTATTTTTATGCCTTCAGGGCTTGCATATTTTGACGTTTCCCCGAGTAGTTCTATACCGTCATATTCACCTTTAATTTTTAAAATTGACGCTTTTGCTTATGAGGAGGATACTGATTTTGATGGCGATGGTATTCCTTCAATCTTAGAGGATTTAAATAATGACGGAAATTTAGATAACGATAATACGGATGGTGATACGGAACCAATAACTATTTATTTGGCCAATTATAACGATACCGATGATGATGGAGATGGTATTCCAACAATAGAAGAAATAGAATTAGATGCCGAAGGAAATTTCGTAGGTTTTTTAGATACCGACGGAGATGGTATTTTTGACCATCTGGATAATGACCTTTAA
- a CDS encoding porin family protein, translating to MKKTLLLAAMVLFGLSATAQSESGFGIKGGLNYNANGDYFESAGEAARNPDRNVGYHLGVFGKIGISRIYFRPELVYTKTKSDYDGNDFDMSKLDAPLLLGVKVIGPLHLFAGPSFQYILNTEFDGITIDDVNNDFTVGLNIGAGVNLGKLGIDLRYERGFSDNEANFINTNLTTVGPSRIDTRPDQLIISLSLKI from the coding sequence ATGAAAAAAACACTTTTGCTTGCAGCTATGGTATTGTTTGGGCTTTCTGCAACGGCCCAAAGTGAATCTGGTTTTGGTATTAAAGGAGGATTGAATTACAATGCCAACGGAGATTATTTTGAATCGGCCGGGGAGGCCGCTCGCAACCCTGACAGAAATGTAGGCTATCATCTGGGCGTTTTCGGTAAAATAGGTATTTCTAGAATTTATTTCCGTCCTGAATTGGTGTACACGAAGACCAAATCCGATTATGACGGAAATGATTTTGATATGAGTAAATTGGATGCCCCCTTACTACTGGGAGTTAAAGTGATAGGACCTTTGCATCTGTTTGCCGGACCTTCTTTTCAGTATATTCTGAACACAGAATTCGATGGGATTACCATTGATGATGTGAACAATGATTTTACGGTTGGTTTAAACATTGGTGCCGGTGTTAATCTAGGTAAGTTGGGAATAGACTTGCGTTACGAACGTGGTTTTAGTGATAACGAAGCCAATTTCATTAACACGAATCTTACAACGGTTGGTCCTAGCCGCATAGATACGAGACCTGATCAACTAATTATAAGTCTTAGTCTAAAAATATAA
- the tgt gene encoding tRNA guanosine(34) transglycosylase Tgt, translated as MKFTLHKTDLLTKARAGTLVTDHGVIETPIFMPVGTVASVKGVHQKELREEIKPDIILGNTYHLFLRPKTDILKAAGGLHKFMGWDGNILTDSGGYQVYSLSANRKIKEEGVKFKSHIDGSTHLFTPENVMEIQRVIGADIIMAFDECTPYPCDYNYAKRSMHMTHRWLDRCIAHLEKTPFEYDYAQGFFPIVQGSTYKDLRRQSAEYIANAGAEGNAIGGLSVGEPAEEMYGMTEVVCEILPEDKPRYLMGVGTPINILENIALGIDMFDCVMPTRNARNGMLFTAHGTINIKNKKWEDDFSVLDDMGTTFVDKEYSKAYLRHLFAANEYLGKQIATIHNLGFYLWLVREARKHILAGDFMEWKTVMVKQMDKRL; from the coding sequence TTGAAATTTACACTACATAAAACAGATTTATTAACTAAGGCAAGGGCTGGTACCCTTGTCACCGACCATGGTGTTATAGAAACTCCGATTTTTATGCCCGTAGGTACGGTGGCCTCGGTTAAAGGAGTTCATCAAAAGGAATTGAGGGAAGAGATTAAACCAGACATTATTCTTGGAAATACCTATCACCTGTTTCTACGTCCAAAAACCGATATACTCAAAGCCGCTGGCGGCCTTCATAAATTTATGGGTTGGGATGGTAATATCCTTACAGATAGTGGTGGTTATCAGGTGTATTCCCTTTCGGCCAACCGAAAAATAAAAGAAGAGGGCGTAAAGTTCAAATCACATATAGATGGTTCCACACATTTATTTACGCCGGAGAATGTTATGGAAATACAACGGGTAATTGGTGCGGATATCATTATGGCCTTTGATGAGTGTACCCCGTATCCTTGTGATTACAATTACGCGAAGCGGTCCATGCACATGACCCATAGATGGCTGGACAGGTGTATTGCCCATTTGGAGAAAACTCCTTTTGAATATGATTATGCACAAGGTTTCTTTCCTATCGTACAAGGTTCTACCTATAAAGACCTAAGAAGACAATCGGCAGAATATATTGCCAACGCTGGTGCTGAAGGGAATGCTATAGGGGGGCTTTCCGTTGGAGAGCCTGCGGAGGAGATGTATGGAATGACGGAGGTAGTGTGTGAAATATTACCAGAGGACAAACCTAGATACCTGATGGGTGTTGGTACACCCATAAATATTTTAGAAAATATAGCCTTGGGAATAGATATGTTCGACTGTGTAATGCCGACCAGAAATGCCCGTAACGGCATGCTCTTTACCGCCCATGGTACCATCAATATAAAGAACAAGAAGTGGGAGGATGATTTTTCCGTATTGGATGACATGGGAACTACGTTCGTGGACAAGGAATATTCAAAGGCCTATCTACGCCACCTATTTGCTGCCAATGAGTATCTTGGGAAGCAAATAGCAACCATACACAATCTCGGTTTCTATCTTTGGTTGGTACGCGAAGCAAGGAAACATATTTTGGCAGGTGATTTTATGGAATGGAAAACGGTAATGGTTAAACAAATGGACAAACGATTGTAA
- a CDS encoding LptF/LptG family permease yields MLSIIDKYILKRYLVTFSVMLLLFIPIGIMANLAEQIGKMIDNEAPLNEILVYYMNFTIYIGSLLFPIFLFLSVIFFTSKLANNTEIVAILSSGVSYGRFLRPYLIGATLVAILMFFMTMFIVPKASVGFNEFVYKYLKKGKKDRITNNIFNQLNETDFIYVSSFDPSRQLGHNFTFERFDNNNELDFKISAANIRWVDKDSIYRLTSYKKRTVRGDTSIIESKRRLDTLFTFKIDDLTPVSYVAETKNLYELDKFIADQKRKGASNINTYILVKYKRWALPLTAFILTIIAVAVSSVKRRGGMGVNLAFGILVAFVFIFFDKVFGTLAEQSGFSPLLAVVIPNVVFGVLAFYLLQNAKR; encoded by the coding sequence ATGCTTTCCATCATAGACAAATACATACTAAAACGTTACTTAGTCACTTTTTCTGTGATGCTATTGTTGTTCATCCCCATAGGAATTATGGCCAATCTTGCGGAGCAGATCGGTAAGATGATTGATAATGAGGCACCCTTGAACGAAATTCTGGTGTATTACATGAATTTCACCATTTATATTGGGAGCTTGCTTTTCCCTATTTTCCTCTTTTTATCGGTCATATTTTTTACCTCCAAATTGGCGAACAATACGGAAATCGTGGCAATTTTAAGCTCTGGAGTCTCATACGGTAGGTTTCTCAGACCCTATTTGATTGGGGCCACTTTGGTTGCCATTCTTATGTTTTTTATGACTATGTTCATTGTGCCTAAGGCGAGCGTGGGCTTCAACGAGTTTGTATATAAATATCTAAAAAAAGGAAAGAAGGATAGGATTACCAATAATATTTTTAATCAACTCAACGAAACTGATTTTATCTATGTAAGTAGTTTTGACCCGTCCAGACAGTTGGGCCATAACTTCACGTTTGAAAGGTTCGACAATAATAATGAATTGGATTTTAAGATTTCTGCAGCCAACATACGATGGGTAGATAAAGACAGTATCTATCGGCTCACATCCTATAAAAAAAGAACCGTTCGGGGAGATACATCCATAATTGAAAGCAAAAGACGGTTAGATACCTTGTTCACCTTTAAAATAGATGACCTTACCCCAGTTTCCTATGTAGCGGAAACTAAAAACCTATATGAGCTGGATAAGTTCATTGCCGACCAAAAAAGAAAGGGAGCGTCTAACATCAATACTTATATTTTGGTGAAATATAAAAGATGGGCCTTGCCGCTCACCGCATTTATCTTGACCATTATTGCGGTAGCCGTTTCCTCTGTTAAACGCAGGGGTGGAATGGGCGTAAATTTAGCCTTTGGTATTCTCGTGGCTTTCGTTTTTATCTTTTTTGACAAAGTATTCGGGACATTGGCGGAACAATCTGGCTTTTCACCACTTTTGGCAGTCGTGATTCCCAATGTAGTTTTCGGCGTCTTAGCTTTTTATCTGCTACAAAATGCAAAAAGATAG
- a CDS encoding DMT family transporter gives MQKDRIGNLIHLHFIVFIWGFTAILGKLISIDSLPLVWYRMGLASLFILVYIFLSKFDLKITKRTLGWFSIGGIVVALHWVTFFLAIKVSTVSVALAMMSTGAFFTALMEPFWYGRKIIVYEVFFGLLVIIGLYLIFRVESKYAYGMVIALISAFLAAVFALINGKLVKTHKPSIISFYELGIGVLFLSLVLGVSGKFNSAFFVLNIMDWTYLLVLALACTAYAFIASVKIMRVLTPYTVMLTTNLEPVYGIILAWFIFGTDEKMNPLFYVGAAIILLTVIANGILKNRKI, from the coding sequence ATGCAAAAAGATAGAATAGGGAATCTTATCCACCTTCACTTTATCGTTTTTATCTGGGGTTTTACGGCTATTTTGGGCAAGCTCATCTCCATAGATTCCCTTCCGTTGGTCTGGTACCGTATGGGTCTTGCATCGCTATTCATTTTGGTTTACATTTTTTTGTCAAAATTTGATTTAAAAATCACAAAAAGGACTTTGGGCTGGTTTTCTATTGGAGGTATTGTGGTCGCTTTGCATTGGGTGACTTTCTTTTTGGCGATAAAAGTTTCTACTGTTTCCGTGGCATTGGCCATGATGTCTACCGGAGCTTTTTTCACGGCGTTAATGGAACCGTTCTGGTATGGAAGAAAAATTATTGTTTATGAAGTCTTTTTCGGATTATTGGTTATTATAGGGCTATACCTCATATTCCGAGTAGAATCCAAATATGCCTACGGTATGGTTATTGCCCTGATTTCAGCATTTTTGGCGGCGGTTTTTGCGCTTATCAATGGAAAATTGGTCAAAACCCATAAACCATCTATCATTTCATTTTACGAATTGGGAATTGGTGTGCTATTCCTTTCTCTGGTGCTCGGCGTAAGTGGAAAATTCAACAGTGCTTTTTTTGTTTTGAATATTATGGATTGGACCTATTTATTGGTTTTAGCGCTTGCATGTACGGCGTACGCCTTCATTGCTTCGGTTAAAATAATGCGCGTTCTCACCCCTTACACCGTAATGCTTACAACCAATTTGGAACCTGTTTACGGAATAATTCTGGCATGGTTTATTTTTGGCACCGATGAAAAAATGAATCCATTGTTTTATGTTGGTGCCGCAATAATATTACTCACTGTAATCGCCAATGGAATTTTAAAGAACAGGAAGATTTAA
- a CDS encoding acetyl-CoA carboxylase carboxyltransferase subunit alpha: MEYLDFELPIKELEEQLDKCMIIGEESDVDVTETCKQIEQKLTETRKEIYKNLTAWQRVQLSRHPNRPYTLDYIRAICGETFLELHGDRNVKDDKAMIGGLGKIGDQSYMFIGQQKGYNTKTRQYRNFGMANPEGYRKALRLMKSAEKFGIPVVCLIDTPGAYPGIEAEERGQGEAIARNILEMTRLKVPIIVVIIGEGASGGALGIGVGDKVLMLENTWYSVISPESCSSILWRSWEFKERAADALKLTATDMKKLKLIDEIVREPAGGAHANRDKTFEIVKNKIVATFEELQKLSPKELVTQRMDKYAEMGVFNG; the protein is encoded by the coding sequence ATGGAATATTTGGATTTTGAACTTCCAATCAAGGAATTGGAGGAGCAATTGGACAAGTGCATGATTATTGGAGAGGAGAGTGATGTTGATGTAACGGAGACCTGTAAACAGATAGAGCAAAAACTTACGGAGACCCGTAAAGAAATTTATAAGAACCTCACCGCTTGGCAAAGAGTACAGTTGTCCAGGCATCCCAACAGACCTTATACCTTAGATTATATTAGAGCCATTTGCGGTGAAACCTTTTTAGAGCTTCACGGTGATCGTAATGTAAAGGACGACAAGGCCATGATCGGAGGTTTAGGAAAAATTGGTGATCAAAGCTATATGTTTATCGGTCAGCAAAAAGGATATAATACAAAGACCCGGCAGTACCGTAATTTCGGAATGGCGAACCCGGAGGGTTATCGCAAAGCACTCCGCTTAATGAAATCTGCCGAAAAATTTGGTATCCCTGTAGTTTGCCTTATTGATACCCCTGGTGCTTATCCTGGTATTGAAGCCGAGGAACGTGGGCAAGGCGAGGCTATAGCTAGGAATATTCTAGAAATGACCCGTCTTAAGGTTCCTATTATTGTGGTGATTATTGGAGAAGGTGCCTCTGGAGGGGCCTTGGGTATTGGAGTGGGGGACAAGGTCCTTATGTTGGAAAATACGTGGTACTCCGTTATTTCTCCGGAATCCTGTTCATCAATTCTATGGCGCAGCTGGGAATTTAAGGAAAGAGCGGCTGATGCCCTAAAACTTACGGCAACGGACATGAAAAAATTAAAACTGATTGATGAAATTGTTCGCGAACCTGCTGGAGGAGCACATGCCAATAGGGACAAAACTTTTGAAATTGTAAAGAATAAAATCGTTGCTACTTTTGAGGAGTTGCAAAAGTTATCACCAAAAGAACTGGTGACACAACGTATGGATAAGTACGCAGAAATGGGTGTTTTTAATGGCTAA